TGTCGAAATCCATGCCGGTGACCAGGATGCGAATCTTCTTTGGGTTCGAACCCGCGGGGATAGTCGCCCACACATTACTCGGCTTCTTCTTATAAACCACCATTGAGGTGATCTGCGGCGACTTGACCGGCGGCGGGTCGGGATCGCCTTTGGTCACCGCGAAGGGCTGCGCGTTCGACAGCCCGCCGTCGGGATTGCGCACCGCAAGTTGGATCGTGCGCTCGCCGGTCAGGGCGCTCGCCGGCAAATCGGCAAGCAGCTCGAAGCGATCTGTCCCCTGCCGCGTCGTCAGCGTCGTATTGTCTGTCAGGTTGACGACGACCGCGCCGGTTTTCAGGTGGCGGCCAGTTATAACGACCGTGACGGCGGCAGAGCCGGCTTTGATCGCCGCCGGGCGCACGCTGCCGATCAGCGGCTGGCCGTCGCTGCCCGTGCGGTGAATGCGGTAGATGAAGTGATGATGCACGGTCGAGATGCTGTGCTGGACGGGATCGAAGCGCGCCACGTAGATGTCGCCGCTGATCGGATCGACCGCCAGATCAACCGGCCCATCAAACGGATCAATCGGATCGAATTGCGCGATGAAGCCATCGTCGCGCAAATGAAAGCCGCCGTCGCGGCTGCCTTCGACGACGACGCGGCGCAGGTCGCCGCCATAGTTAGCCGCGTTCGGGTAATTCTTGTAGAGCGTGACCAGCAGTTGATTCTGGAATGCGGCAGCCTGCGGCCCTGTGTAGAAGGCCAGGCCGGTCGGCGTCAGGTGCGCCGGGTATTGCAACAGCGGCGGGCGCACTCCTGAGCAGTTGGCGTTATCGGCAGTCGGCTGACCGTCGCAGAGCGGGAAGCCGTAGTTGCCGCCGGCGACGATCCAGTTGATCTCTTCGGGCGGCGCGTTGTCTTCCGGGCAGAAGTTGCAGAATTCAGCTTTGCCGACATCAACAGAAAACAGCTCGCCATTGTTAGGGTGAAAGGCCAGCCCGAACGGCTGACGCAGGCCGGTCGCATAGATGTTCACCTGCGGGTTGTCTACATCGATGCGCAGGATCGCGCCATTCAGCGGCCCGTCGACAGGTCGGCCCGGCGCGGCCGTGCCGCCATCGGTCGCCGATCCCTGACCGATATAAAGCAAGCCATCGGGGCCAAACTTGATCTTGTCTGTCTGGTGGTCGCCCTGACTCG
This sequence is a window from Blastocatellia bacterium. Protein-coding genes within it:
- a CDS encoding PQQ-dependent sugar dehydrogenase is translated as MSRSRFTFVLSLIFIFGLFFTAIRFPRAVSAQVPIRPVIIADGFDFNVFASPDNVPEFASGAFAGPTAMAFDARGRLFVGTYSGKIFIMLDTDDDGFMDQLKTFASGVPIPLGMAFRANGDLFVASNVNSGPGRIIRLRDTNGDDVADDQTIILDNLPSQGDHQTDKIKFGPDGLLYIGQGSATDGGTAAPGRPVDGPLNGAILRIDVDNPQVNIYATGLRQPFGLAFHPNNGELFSVDVGKAEFCNFCPEDNAPPEEINWIVAGGNYGFPLCDGQPTADNANCSGVRPPLLQYPAHLTPTGLAFYTGPQAAAFQNQLLVTLYKNYPNAANYGGDLRRVVVEGSRDGGFHLRDDGFIAQFDPIDPFDGPVDLAVDPISGDIYVARFDPVQHSISTVHHHFIYRIHRTGSDGQPLIGSVRPAAIKAGSAAVTVVITGRHLKTGAVVVNLTDNTTLTTRQGTDRFELLADLPASALTGERTIQLAVRNPDGGLSNAQPFAVTKGDPDPPPVKSPQITSMVVYKKKPSNVWATIPAGSNPKKIRILVTGMDFDSGAQLLVNGTALALDSASTTELVGRFTHDMLAAPAELMVQVKNSTGKLSNTVKVSVVP